A part of Citrifermentans bremense genomic DNA contains:
- a CDS encoding argininosuccinate synthase, whose translation MAKKEVKKIVLAYSGGLDTSIILKWLKNEYGCEVVTFSADLGQGDELEPVREKAFKTGADKVYIDDLREEFVRDFVFPMFRANAIYEGSYLLGTSIARPLIAKRQMEIAKIEGCDAVSHGATGKGNDQVRFELAYYHFNPGITVVAPWREWKLNSRQALINYAKRNDIPIPITKKRPWSSDRNLLHISFEGGILEDTWLEPPENMFVLTKAPEKAPNKPQYIEIEFEKGNAVAVDGVRMSPAELLAHLNTIGGEHGIGRVDLLENRSVGMKSRGVYETPGGTILREAHMAVEQITMDREVMHLRDSLIPRYAEMIYNGYWFSPEREMMQCLIDNSQQTVNGVARLKLYKGHCRTVGRKSESDSLFNLDFATFEKDQVYNQADAEGFIKLNSLRLRIRSLMLANKKK comes from the coding sequence ATGGCAAAGAAAGAAGTGAAAAAGATCGTTCTCGCCTACTCGGGCGGGCTTGACACCTCCATCATCCTCAAATGGCTCAAAAACGAGTACGGCTGCGAGGTGGTTACCTTCTCCGCAGACCTGGGACAGGGGGACGAGCTGGAGCCGGTCCGCGAGAAGGCATTCAAGACGGGCGCCGACAAGGTGTACATCGACGACTTGCGCGAGGAGTTCGTGCGCGACTTCGTGTTCCCGATGTTCCGCGCCAACGCGATCTACGAGGGGTCCTACCTCCTCGGCACTTCCATCGCGCGCCCGCTGATCGCGAAACGCCAGATGGAAATCGCCAAGATCGAGGGTTGCGACGCGGTCTCCCACGGCGCCACCGGCAAGGGGAACGACCAGGTCCGCTTCGAACTCGCCTACTACCACTTCAACCCCGGCATCACCGTCGTGGCACCTTGGAGGGAGTGGAAGCTCAACTCCCGCCAGGCGCTGATCAACTACGCGAAAAGAAACGACATCCCGATCCCGATCACCAAGAAGCGCCCCTGGTCTTCCGACAGGAACCTTCTGCACATCTCCTTCGAGGGCGGCATCCTTGAGGATACCTGGCTGGAACCCCCCGAGAACATGTTCGTGCTGACCAAGGCTCCGGAGAAGGCGCCGAACAAGCCGCAGTACATCGAGATCGAGTTCGAGAAGGGTAACGCGGTGGCAGTCGACGGCGTGCGCATGTCCCCGGCTGAGCTTCTGGCTCACCTGAACACCATCGGCGGCGAGCACGGCATCGGCCGCGTCGACCTCCTGGAGAACCGCTCGGTCGGCATGAAGTCCCGCGGCGTGTACGAGACCCCGGGCGGCACCATCCTGCGCGAAGCGCACATGGCGGTCGAGCAGATCACCATGGACCGCGAGGTCATGCATCTGAGGGATTCCCTGATCCCGCGCTACGCCGAGATGATCTACAACGGCTACTGGTTCTCGCCGGAGCGCGAGATGATGCAGTGCCTGATCGACAACTCCCAGCAGACGGTGAACGGTGTGGCAAGGCTCAAGCTCTACAAGGGTCATTGCCGCACCGTGGGCAGGAAGTCCGAGAGCGACTCGCTCTTCAACCTCGACTTCGCTACTTTCGAGAAGGACCAGGTCTACAACCAGGCGGACGCCGAGGGCTTCATCAAGCTGAACTCCCTGAGGCTCAGGATCCGTTCGCTCATGCTGGCCAACAAGAAAAAGTAA
- a CDS encoding nucleotidyltransferase family protein, with protein MKPLAEIKEIIRDHKAELAEEFNVAEIGVFGSVVRGEAREDSDVDVLVDFSRPVGLMKFMRLEYHLEELFGGTKVDLVSRKALKPYIGQAILQEVQYV; from the coding sequence ATGAAACCGCTTGCAGAGATAAAAGAGATCATCCGGGATCATAAGGCGGAACTCGCAGAGGAGTTTAACGTCGCGGAGATCGGCGTGTTCGGCTCGGTGGTAAGGGGCGAGGCACGCGAGGACAGCGACGTGGACGTACTCGTTGACTTCAGCCGTCCGGTCGGGCTCATGAAGTTCATGAGGTTGGAATACCACCTCGAAGAGCTCTTCGGCGGCACCAAGGTCGATCTCGTCTCCCGGAAAGCTCTCAAGCCGTATATTGGCCAAGCGATACTGCAAGAAGTCCAGTATGTCTAG
- a CDS encoding HepT-like ribonuclease domain-containing protein, translating into MSSARDIRDYLVDMSDAMQSIREFTQDMSYEEFCSDKKTIYAVTRAFEILGEAAKHIDEDTRCRYPDVPWRMIAGMRDKLIHEYRYSFRHSLELRTGRFT; encoded by the coding sequence ATGTCTAGCGCGAGGGATATCAGAGACTATCTGGTTGACATGAGCGACGCTATGCAGAGCATCCGAGAGTTCACTCAGGACATGAGCTACGAGGAGTTTTGCAGCGACAAGAAGACTATCTACGCAGTAACCCGTGCGTTCGAGATCTTAGGTGAAGCTGCGAAGCACATAGATGAAGATACCCGGTGCAGATATCCTGATGTCCCTTGGCGCATGATCGCGGGAATGCGGGACAAGCTGATCCATGAATATCGGTATAGCTTTAGACATAGTCTGGAACTCCGTACAGGAAGATTTACCTGA
- a CDS encoding regulatory protein RecX translates to MQRGSAFDCSLRILTLRDHAEAELRRKLERRGYQEEEVEASVVRLKELGYLDDLRFARSYAASLLRNGKGYGVRLKMELSRRGVATAIVDEVLGELALEYGESELLAQVMERRYGSFDAKSATDKEKRKVIGYLQRKGFSLGAIFRQLNAHGCCDD, encoded by the coding sequence GTGCAGCGGGGAAGCGCCTTCGACTGCTCCCTGAGGATCCTGACCCTGCGCGACCACGCCGAAGCGGAACTGCGCCGGAAGCTGGAGAGAAGGGGTTACCAGGAAGAAGAGGTCGAGGCGAGCGTCGTCCGCCTGAAGGAGCTCGGGTACCTGGACGACCTCCGTTTCGCCCGCAGCTATGCCGCGTCGCTGCTTAGAAACGGCAAGGGGTACGGGGTGAGGCTGAAGATGGAGCTTTCCCGGCGCGGGGTCGCTACGGCAATCGTGGACGAGGTGCTGGGGGAGCTGGCGCTCGAGTACGGCGAGTCCGAGTTGCTGGCCCAGGTGATGGAGCGCCGCTACGGCTCCTTCGATGCGAAGAGCGCGACGGACAAGGAAAAGCGCAAGGTAATCGGCTACCTGCAGCGGAAGGGGTTTTCGCTCGGAGCTATCTTCAGGCAACTCAACGCGCACGGCTGCTGCGACGATTGA
- the alaS gene encoding alanine--tRNA ligase: MTGKEIRAQFFNYFQRNGHALVESSNLIPRNDPTLLFTNAGMNQFKDVFLGMEKRDYLRAVSSQKCVRAGGKHNDLENVGRTARHHTFFEMLGNFSFGDYFKKEAIAFAWAFLTKELGLSKDRLYVTVYTDDDEAADIWHNQEGVPRERIYRFGEKDNFWSMGDTGPCGPCTEIFWDNGPGTGCGSPDCAVGCDCDRYMEIWNNVFMQFNRSKDGVLTPLPKPSVDTGMGLERISAVMQGVTSNYDTDLLQGIIRHIEKVSGKKYRDDEKDDVSMRVIADHARAVTFLICDGVLPSNEGRGYVLRRIMRRAARHAKMLGIAEPVLYRVVDAVNMMMGDAYPELLEREQYVKKVILAEEERFIETLDRGLAILNEETAALKAKGEKVISGEVIFKLYDTFGFPVDLTADIVESEGFTLDEDGFALCMEKQRVKARENWKGSGETGLADIYKELHGTGVSTDFLGYSEQTAFSTISAIVKGGVLVEEANTGDEVEIVTAATPFYGESGGQAGDTGTISTGSGHVEVTGSTRPFTDLIVHRGKVVSGAIRTGDAVDLKISVANRAATARNHTATHLLQAALREVLGDHVKQAGSLVTPDRLRFDFTHFTPMTAEEIRRVEILVNGHIMGNSPVEAREMPAADALAAGATALFGEKYGDVVRVVKVGEVSSELCGGTHVHGAGEIGFFKIISEAGIAAGVRRIEAQTGSGALAVVHGMEDEQRGIATLLKAEGGTVLDKVEKLVAGQRELQKELETLQARLNASKSADLIQQVREQNGVKILSVKVDGDAKGLRELSDTLKQRIGSGIIVLGTSDAVKANILVAVTSDLSARWKAGDIIKAIAPIVGGNGGGKPELAQAGGSKPEHLAEALEAVYQIVG, from the coding sequence ATGACAGGCAAAGAGATCCGGGCGCAGTTCTTCAACTATTTTCAGAGAAACGGGCACGCCCTGGTGGAGAGCTCGAACCTCATCCCGCGCAACGACCCTACCCTTCTTTTCACCAACGCCGGCATGAACCAGTTCAAGGACGTCTTCCTCGGCATGGAGAAAAGGGATTACCTGAGGGCGGTCTCCTCGCAGAAATGCGTGCGCGCAGGCGGCAAGCACAACGACCTCGAGAACGTGGGGCGCACCGCCAGGCATCACACCTTCTTCGAGATGCTCGGTAACTTCTCCTTCGGCGACTACTTCAAGAAAGAAGCGATCGCCTTTGCCTGGGCATTCCTGACGAAAGAGCTCGGCCTCTCCAAGGACCGCCTCTACGTCACCGTCTACACCGACGACGACGAGGCGGCCGACATCTGGCACAACCAGGAAGGGGTGCCGCGCGAGCGCATCTACCGCTTCGGCGAGAAGGACAACTTCTGGTCCATGGGCGACACCGGCCCCTGCGGCCCCTGCACCGAGATCTTCTGGGACAACGGCCCGGGAACCGGCTGCGGCAGTCCCGACTGCGCCGTAGGGTGCGACTGCGACCGCTACATGGAGATCTGGAACAACGTCTTCATGCAGTTCAACCGGAGCAAGGACGGGGTCCTAACCCCGCTCCCCAAACCCTCCGTCGACACCGGCATGGGCCTTGAGCGCATCTCCGCCGTAATGCAGGGGGTAACCTCCAACTACGACACGGATCTCCTGCAGGGGATCATCCGCCACATCGAGAAGGTCTCCGGGAAGAAGTACCGCGACGACGAGAAGGACGACGTCTCCATGCGCGTCATCGCCGACCACGCCCGCGCCGTCACCTTCCTGATCTGCGACGGCGTCCTCCCCAGTAACGAAGGGCGCGGCTACGTGCTTCGGCGCATCATGCGCCGCGCCGCCCGTCACGCGAAGATGCTGGGGATCGCCGAGCCGGTTCTTTACCGCGTGGTCGACGCGGTCAACATGATGATGGGCGACGCCTACCCGGAGCTTCTGGAGCGCGAGCAGTACGTGAAGAAGGTGATCCTCGCCGAGGAGGAGCGCTTCATCGAGACGCTCGACCGCGGTCTCGCCATCCTGAACGAAGAAACCGCGGCGCTGAAGGCAAAGGGTGAGAAGGTCATCTCCGGCGAGGTCATCTTCAAGCTCTACGACACCTTCGGCTTCCCGGTCGATCTCACCGCCGACATCGTCGAGTCCGAAGGGTTCACCCTCGACGAGGACGGCTTCGCCCTCTGCATGGAGAAGCAGCGCGTGAAAGCGAGGGAGAACTGGAAGGGGTCGGGCGAAACGGGGCTGGCCGACATCTACAAGGAACTGCACGGCACCGGCGTCAGCACCGACTTTTTGGGCTACAGCGAGCAGACCGCCTTCTCCACCATCAGCGCCATCGTCAAAGGGGGCGTCCTGGTCGAAGAGGCCAACACCGGCGACGAGGTCGAGATCGTCACCGCGGCGACCCCTTTCTACGGCGAGTCGGGCGGACAGGCAGGCGACACCGGCACCATCTCCACCGGCTCCGGCCACGTCGAGGTGACCGGCTCCACCCGCCCCTTCACCGACCTGATCGTGCACCGCGGCAAGGTGGTATCCGGCGCCATCAGGACCGGCGACGCGGTGGACCTGAAGATCTCGGTCGCCAACCGCGCCGCGACGGCCCGTAACCACACGGCGACCCACCTGCTGCAGGCGGCGCTCAGGGAGGTACTGGGCGATCACGTGAAGCAGGCTGGCTCCCTGGTGACCCCGGACAGGCTCCGCTTCGACTTCACCCACTTCACCCCGATGACCGCCGAGGAGATCCGCAGGGTCGAGATCCTGGTGAACGGCCACATCATGGGGAACTCCCCGGTCGAGGCCCGCGAGATGCCGGCGGCGGACGCGCTTGCCGCGGGAGCCACCGCGCTCTTCGGCGAGAAGTACGGCGACGTGGTCCGCGTGGTCAAGGTGGGAGAGGTCTCAAGTGAGCTCTGCGGAGGCACCCACGTACACGGCGCCGGCGAAATCGGCTTCTTCAAGATCATCTCCGAGGCGGGCATCGCCGCCGGGGTCAGGAGGATCGAGGCACAGACCGGCAGCGGCGCTCTCGCCGTGGTGCACGGGATGGAGGACGAGCAGCGCGGGATCGCCACCCTCTTGAAGGCCGAAGGGGGGACAGTCCTCGACAAGGTCGAGAAACTGGTGGCCGGCCAGCGCGAGCTGCAAAAGGAGCTGGAAACCTTGCAGGCGCGCCTGAACGCCTCCAAGTCGGCCGACCTGATCCAGCAGGTGCGCGAGCAAAACGGCGTCAAGATCCTCTCGGTGAAGGTGGACGGGGACGCGAAGGGATTGCGGGAGCTCTCCGACACGCTGAAGCAGCGGATCGGCTCCGGAATCATCGTCCTTGGAACCAGCGACGCGGTGAAGGCCAACATCCTGGTGGCGGTCACCTCCGACCTCTCGGCGCGCTGGAAGGCTGGGGACATCATCAAGGCGATCGCACCGATAGTCGGCGGCAACGGCGGCGGGAAGCCCGAGCTGGCGCAGGCGGGGGGCTCGAAGCCCGAGCACCTGGCCGAGGCGCTCGAGGCGGTTTACCAGATAGTCGGGTAA
- the argF gene encoding ornithine carbamoyltransferase, translated as MKRDFLALSQFSKAELDAIFLLTKELKEKQKKGEEHHLLKGKSLAMIFEKSSTRTRLSFEIGMYQLGGHPLFISSKDSQMGRGEPIKDTARVMARYCDGVMIRTFAQETVEEFAKYASVPIINGLTDLHHPCQIMADIFTVIEHKGGYQGLKFAWIGDGNNMANSWIEAAAIFGFDLTLACPEGYDPNPQVLEWAQKHASSKIVVTRDPKEAAKDADVLNTDVWASMGQEEEQKIREKAFVGFQLNEELLDLARGNAMVLHCLPAHRGEEITDEVIEGPHSAVWDEAENRLHVQKAIMAILMK; from the coding sequence ATGAAAAGAGACTTCCTCGCGCTGAGCCAGTTCTCGAAGGCCGAACTGGACGCGATCTTCCTTTTGACCAAAGAGCTCAAGGAAAAGCAAAAAAAGGGCGAAGAGCATCACCTTTTGAAAGGCAAGTCGCTCGCCATGATCTTCGAGAAGTCCTCCACCCGCACCAGGCTCTCCTTTGAGATCGGGATGTACCAGCTGGGAGGGCACCCGCTCTTCATCTCCAGCAAGGACTCCCAGATGGGGCGCGGCGAGCCGATCAAGGACACCGCCCGCGTCATGGCCCGCTACTGCGACGGCGTCATGATCCGCACCTTCGCCCAGGAAACGGTGGAGGAGTTCGCCAAGTACGCCTCCGTCCCGATCATCAACGGGCTCACCGACCTGCACCACCCCTGCCAGATCATGGCCGACATTTTCACCGTGATCGAGCACAAGGGGGGGTACCAGGGGCTCAAGTTCGCCTGGATCGGCGACGGCAACAACATGGCCAACAGCTGGATCGAGGCCGCAGCCATCTTCGGCTTCGACCTGACCCTCGCCTGCCCGGAAGGGTACGACCCGAACCCGCAGGTGCTGGAGTGGGCGCAAAAGCATGCAAGTTCCAAGATCGTCGTCACCCGCGACCCCAAGGAAGCGGCGAAGGACGCGGACGTCTTGAACACCGACGTCTGGGCCAGCATGGGACAGGAAGAGGAGCAGAAGATCCGGGAGAAGGCGTTCGTGGGTTTCCAGCTGAACGAGGAGCTCCTGGACTTGGCCCGCGGGAACGCCATGGTGCTGCACTGCCTGCCCGCCCACCGCGGCGAGGAGATCACCGACGAAGTCATCGAAGGCCCCCATTCCGCCGTCTGGGACGAGGCGGAGAACCGGCTGCACGTGCAAAAGGCCATCATGGCCATCTTGATGAAGTAG
- the argB gene encoding acetylglutamate kinase gives MQQLIEKASTLMEALPYIRRFSGKTIVIKYGGHAMADEKLRKSFALDVILLKYIGINTVVVHGGGPQINETLKRYGIVSEFVKGMRVTDAETMGVVEMVLTGQVNREVVGYINQNGGRAAGLSGKDGDLLICEKLLQEVKREDGGTEKVDIGFVGDVVEVNPAILQALEKGGFIPVIAPVGVGRTGESYNINADVVAGKVAAALNAEKLILLTDVSGVKSKEGALLSSIPLAEVPALIDNGTVTGGMIPKVTCCTDALAAGVKKAHIVDGRIEHAILLEIFTNVGIGTEIQA, from the coding sequence ATGCAGCAACTCATAGAAAAGGCGAGCACACTCATGGAGGCGCTCCCTTATATCAGACGTTTCTCCGGCAAGACCATCGTCATCAAGTACGGCGGCCACGCGATGGCCGATGAAAAGCTCAGGAAGTCTTTCGCACTCGACGTCATCCTGCTCAAATACATTGGCATCAACACCGTGGTAGTGCACGGCGGCGGCCCGCAGATAAACGAGACCCTGAAGCGCTACGGCATAGTCTCCGAGTTCGTGAAAGGGATGCGCGTCACCGACGCCGAGACCATGGGGGTCGTGGAGATGGTCCTGACCGGGCAGGTCAACCGCGAGGTGGTGGGATACATCAACCAGAACGGCGGCCGCGCGGCCGGGCTCTCCGGCAAGGACGGCGACCTCTTGATCTGCGAGAAGCTCTTGCAGGAAGTAAAGCGCGAAGACGGCGGCACCGAGAAGGTCGACATCGGCTTCGTCGGCGACGTGGTCGAGGTGAACCCGGCCATACTACAGGCACTGGAAAAGGGGGGCTTCATACCGGTCATAGCGCCGGTAGGAGTAGGTCGAACCGGGGAGAGCTACAACATCAACGCCGACGTCGTGGCCGGCAAGGTCGCGGCTGCCTTGAACGCCGAGAAACTGATCCTTTTGACCGACGTCTCCGGGGTGAAGAGCAAGGAGGGGGCGCTCCTCTCCAGCATCCCGCTTGCCGAGGTCCCGGCCCTCATCGACAACGGCACCGTCACCGGCGGGATGATCCCCAAGGTCACCTGCTGCACCGACGCCCTTGCCGCCGGGGTCAAGAAGGCCCACATCGTGGACGGCCGGATCGAGCACGCGATCCTGCTGGAGATCTTCACCAACGTCGGGATCGGGACGGAAATACAGGCTTAA
- a CDS encoding acetylornithine transaminase: MNSAAWMEKADKYIMKTYGRYPLVPVKGEGCYLWDADGKKYLDFLAGVAVNNLGHCHPKVTAALAKQAAELIHCSNYYHIPQQIELAELLCGLSFADKAFFCNSGAEANEAAIKLARKYSRENYGVDRYEIITAISSFHGRTMATVSATGQEKVQKFFDPLLHGFRHVPFNDAKALKEAIGPCTCAIMLEPIQGEGGVVVPDAAYFQQVRQICDENNLILIFDEVQVGMGRTGKMFAHEHFGVTPDIMTLAKALAGGAPIGTMLATEKLAASFTPGTHGSTFGGNPLVTSAAVATIRAIMEEGVLNHCEEIGEYLMGELEALQHKFPEIITDVRGIGLMIGVELAIPGGDIVKTALSRGLLLNCAQEKVLRFVPPLIVGKKEVDEMLATLTGILQEL; this comes from the coding sequence ATGAATTCAGCAGCATGGATGGAAAAAGCTGACAAATATATCATGAAGACCTACGGCCGCTACCCGCTTGTCCCGGTGAAGGGTGAGGGGTGCTACCTGTGGGACGCGGACGGCAAGAAGTACCTCGACTTCCTCGCAGGCGTCGCGGTCAACAACCTCGGCCACTGCCACCCGAAGGTGACGGCGGCGCTCGCCAAGCAGGCGGCCGAGCTGATCCACTGCTCGAACTACTACCACATCCCGCAGCAGATCGAGCTGGCCGAGCTTCTTTGCGGGCTCTCCTTCGCGGACAAGGCGTTTTTCTGCAACTCGGGCGCCGAGGCGAACGAGGCTGCCATCAAGCTGGCCAGGAAGTACAGCCGCGAGAATTACGGCGTCGACCGCTACGAGATCATCACCGCCATCTCCTCCTTCCACGGCCGCACCATGGCGACCGTCTCGGCGACCGGGCAGGAGAAGGTGCAGAAGTTCTTCGACCCCCTCTTGCACGGGTTCCGTCACGTGCCGTTCAACGACGCGAAGGCGCTCAAGGAGGCCATAGGCCCCTGCACCTGCGCCATCATGCTGGAGCCGATCCAGGGCGAGGGGGGCGTGGTGGTCCCCGACGCCGCCTACTTCCAGCAGGTGCGCCAGATCTGCGACGAGAACAACCTGATCCTCATCTTCGACGAGGTGCAGGTGGGGATGGGCAGGACCGGTAAGATGTTCGCCCACGAGCACTTCGGCGTCACCCCCGACATCATGACGCTCGCCAAGGCACTCGCCGGCGGCGCCCCCATCGGGACCATGCTCGCCACTGAGAAGCTGGCGGCCTCCTTCACCCCCGGCACCCACGGTTCCACCTTCGGCGGGAACCCGCTGGTCACATCCGCAGCGGTCGCCACCATCCGGGCCATTATGGAAGAAGGGGTCCTGAACCACTGCGAAGAGATCGGCGAGTACCTGATGGGCGAACTGGAGGCGCTGCAGCACAAGTTCCCGGAGATCATCACCGACGTGCGGGGCATCGGCCTCATGATCGGGGTGGAGTTGGCCATCCCCGGCGGCGACATCGTTAAGACCGCCCTCTCCCGCGGGCTCCTCTTGAACTGCGCCCAGGAGAAGGTGCTCCGTTTCGTGCCCCCCCTGATCGTAGGGAAGAAGGAAGTGGACGAGATGCTCGCCACCCTGACGGGGATTCTGCAGGAACTGTAA
- a CDS encoding NUDIX domain-containing protein, with the protein MEQNGFKTSHIVTSVVAVIIDADDRVLLTKRNVPPFQGEWVMPGGKIDLGEPIVAALKREVWEEVGLEVEVGELIDVFEHVTPGEDNYHFIIIYYRCTPLYCDVKHNRDEVAEARWVTCEELAEYKIPAGARFILGKTFKITCQLTPKGN; encoded by the coding sequence ATGGAGCAAAACGGATTCAAGACGAGCCATATCGTCACCTCGGTGGTAGCGGTCATCATCGACGCCGACGACCGGGTGCTCCTCACCAAGCGCAACGTCCCGCCGTTCCAGGGGGAATGGGTGATGCCTGGCGGGAAGATCGACCTCGGGGAGCCGATCGTCGCCGCGCTCAAGCGCGAGGTGTGGGAGGAAGTGGGCCTGGAGGTGGAGGTGGGGGAGCTGATCGACGTCTTCGAGCACGTGACGCCCGGCGAGGACAACTATCACTTCATCATCATCTATTACCGCTGCACCCCGCTTTACTGCGACGTGAAGCACAACCGGGACGAGGTGGCCGAGGCGCGCTGGGTAACCTGCGAGGAACTGGCGGAGTACAAAATCCCCGCCGGCGCCAGGTTCATTCTCGGAAAGACCTTTAAGATCACTTGTCAATTGACGCCCAAAGGCAATTGA
- a CDS encoding hybrid sensor histidine kinase/response regulator → MLQLTPNPNQTLQQEIEKKTVLIVDDEAVIRDLCKRVLHDYDVVEAGDGAEALDIFLRGGIDVILTDVMMPLMDGIELLKNLKEREPTVVVIIMTGFADKELILKALKADADDFITKPLNLLQLKSAVDKALVKKALKEEIADLRNVDRFKTLFLSMISHKFRTPITSISLFLQNLASGVIDTRDEGAREHIGLVYNEACYLGNLVSELLAFSSFMTGNSGLHLEPCDLKDLIPSALADCKECPAKPGVASHSDLEDVPELMLDREKISFALQQVIDNAVKFSRETGLVCVTLRNLADSCQISVEDNGIGIPKEQLPKLFEKFYQVDADRTGQVRGFGLGLFYAREFVRMHGGSISIESEENVGTRVLISIPHTTSQSP, encoded by the coding sequence ATGCTGCAACTGACCCCAAACCCGAACCAGACGCTCCAGCAGGAGATCGAGAAGAAAACCGTACTCATCGTAGACGACGAGGCGGTGATCCGCGACCTCTGCAAAAGGGTGCTGCACGACTACGACGTCGTGGAGGCGGGGGATGGGGCGGAGGCGCTGGACATCTTCCTTCGGGGTGGGATCGACGTCATCTTGACCGACGTGATGATGCCCCTCATGGACGGGATCGAGCTCCTGAAGAACCTTAAGGAGCGGGAGCCGACCGTGGTGGTGATCATCATGACCGGCTTCGCCGACAAGGAGCTGATCCTGAAGGCGCTAAAGGCGGACGCGGACGACTTCATCACCAAGCCGCTCAACCTCTTGCAGCTCAAAAGCGCCGTGGACAAGGCGCTGGTCAAGAAGGCCCTCAAGGAGGAGATCGCGGACCTGCGGAACGTGGACCGCTTCAAGACGCTCTTTCTCTCCATGATCTCCCACAAGTTCCGCACCCCCATCACCTCAATCTCGCTCTTCCTGCAAAACCTCGCCTCCGGCGTGATAGACACGCGCGACGAAGGGGCCAGGGAGCACATAGGGCTCGTTTACAACGAGGCCTGCTACCTCGGCAACCTGGTGAGCGAGCTCCTCGCCTTTTCCTCCTTCATGACCGGCAACAGCGGTCTGCACCTGGAACCTTGCGACCTGAAGGACCTGATCCCCTCGGCGCTCGCCGATTGCAAGGAATGCCCGGCAAAGCCGGGGGTCGCCTCGCACAGCGACCTGGAGGACGTGCCCGAATTGATGCTCGACCGGGAGAAGATCTCCTTCGCGCTGCAGCAGGTGATCGACAACGCCGTCAAGTTCTCCAGGGAAACTGGGCTTGTCTGCGTCACCCTGAGAAACCTGGCCGACAGCTGCCAGATCTCGGTGGAGGACAACGGGATAGGCATTCCCAAGGAACAGCTCCCCAAGCTGTTCGAGAAGTTCTACCAGGTGGACGCCGACCGTACCGGGCAGGTGCGCGGCTTCGGCCTCGGCCTTTTCTACGCCCGCGAGTTCGTCAGGATGCACGGCGGCAGCATCAGCATCGAAAGCGAGGAGAACGTAGGCACCCGAGTTCTCATAAGCATCCCCCACACTACCAGTCAAAGCCCCTGA